Genomic window (Paraburkholderia phenazinium):
AGACCACCGGCACGAGGTCGGAAATCGCCGAGCGGATCGCGCGGTTGAAGCGCCCCGCTTTGGCCGGCTGGACGCTCAACTCGGCAAGCAGCAGCGCGAGCGATTTGGTCTTGCGATAGACCGCCACCAGAAACGGCATCGACACCAGCAAGGCGGCACTCCAAAGCACAACGCGCTGCATCGGTTCGGACGGCAGCCAACGATCGAGCAGCGCACTCGCGTGAGGCGCGCCGTACGTCGTCGCGAGGAAGATCGCCACCACCAGCGCGAGGTTCACGACGATCTGCAGAACGATCCGGCGTGTGATGCCGAACAGCGTCGGGCCGTCGCTGGCAGGCCGCAGGCTGCCGAGCCATTGCGAATACATGCCGAACACATTGGCCACCGTGCGCGGCATTGCGTGGCCGAGCCGCTGCGTGAGGGGATCGGCGGCGCGGATCAGGTAAGGGGTGAACAGGGTCGTCAACGCCGACACCGCGACCGCGATCGGGTACAGGAACGCGCTCGTCACCTTCAGCGTGAGACCGAGCGAGGCGATGATGAAGGAGAACTCACCGATCTGCGACACGGTCATGCCGACCCGCATCGCCGTGCGGCCGTCCTTGCCGGCCAGGAAAGTGCCGAGGCCGCACGAGACGATCTTGCCGACGATCACCGCCACCGTGATCACCGCGATCGGCCAGGCGTAGTCGACCAGCACATGCGGGTTGAGCATCAGCCCAATGGTGACGAAAAAGATCGCCGAGAAGGCGTCGCGCAGCGGCGCAATCAGATGTTCGATGCGCCGCAGATGCCGCGACTCGGCCATGATCGCGCCGATCAGAAATGCGCCGAGCGCGATGCTGTAGTCGAGCTTCACAACCAGCAGACAGAAGCCGAAACAGAAACCGAGCACCGACACGAGCAGCATCTCGTCGCTACCCGAGCGCGCCACGTAATTCAGCGCACGCGGCACGACGAGAATGCCCACCACCAGCGACACGGTCATGAACAGCAGCAGCTTGCCGAGCGTGACCAGCGCGACGCCGGCGCTCAACTGCCCGGTCTGCGCGATGCCGGACAGTAGCACCAGCATGGCGATGGCGAGGATGTCCTCGACGATCAGAATGCCGAACACCAGTTGCGCGAAGTTTTCGCGCTTGAGGCCGAGCTCGGACAGCGCCTTGACGATGATGGTGGTGGACGAGATCGCGAGGATCGCGCCCAGAAACAGCGAGTCCATCGGGCTCCAGCCGAACGCGCTGCCGATCTCGTAGCCGAGCCACAGCATCAGCACGATCTCGGACAAGGCCGCGACGATCGCCGTCGCGCCGACCTGAAACAGCTTGCGCAAACTGAATTCGAGCCCCAGCGAAAACATCAGGAACACGACGCCGAGCTCGCCGAGCGTCTGGATGGTCTGCTCGTCGTGGATCAGCTGGAACGGCGGTGTGTACGGCCCGATGATCACCCCAGCGGCGATATACCCGAGCACCACCGGCTGTTTCAGGCGATGGAACAGCACGGTGACGACGCCCGCGAGCGCCATGACCACCGCCAGGTCCTGAATGAAGCCGATACCGTGGTGCATGGGCCAAGCCTCCTTACAAAAAGTAATCTGAACGCCAGATAGTAACGCACCGCGACGACAAGCCCATCTGCCGTGCCGTCCGACACAAAAATGTTTTTGAAACGCTGGACGCCTGTGAAATATCACAATAATATTTGCCGAATATTCAGCAGACGGAGTGCAGCAATGACGCAGGTATCGTTCAACGTGGTCAGCCGTTCGGGGGCAAGCGCCGCCTGTGCGGTCGAGGTGAACCGCTTGACCATCGCAGGCTGGGCGGGACGCGACCGCGCCGCGATCGAACACCACATCGCCGAACTCGCGGAACTGGGCGTCAAGCGGCCGTCGACCACGCCCTGCTTCTACCGCCTCGGCGCGGAACTGCTGACGCAGGCCGAACAGATCGACGTGGTCGGCGCGCATTCGAGCGGCGAGGCCGAGTGCGTACTGGTGCAATCGGCGCAAGGCCTGCTCGTGACGGTCGGCTCGGACCACACCGACCGCCTCGTCGAAGCCTATGGCGTCACCGTGTCCAAGCAGATCTGCCCGAAGCCCATCGCGCGCGACGCGTGGCGCTTCGATGACGTCGCCGGGCATTGGGACCAGTTGCAGTTGCGCGCCTTCGCGATCGTCGACGGCGTGCGGCGCGTCTATCAGCAAGGCAGCGTCGCCACGCTGCTGGCGGCCTCCGACCTGCTGGAGCGCGCCCCCGTCGCAGCAGGGGCGGCCATGTTCTGCGGCACGCTCGCGGTGGAAGGCGGCATTGTCGGCATGGCCGAGGGCGACGCACTCGAACTCGAACTGCACGACCCGGTTCTGAACCGCACGCTGCGCCACGCCTATCGCGTGCATGCGCTGCCCATCGTCGAATGAGACGCCCATGAACCCCGTTCCGTCTTCAGCCACGCCGCCCGCCGCTCAAGCCGCCGGCTCGAGCGCGGCGCCCGACGCCGCCCTCGAAGCCGCCGCGCTGCGCAAGATCACCTGGCGCATCATGCCGTTCCTGTTCCTGGTCTACGTGCTGTCGTATCTGGACCGCGTCAATATCGGCTACGCGAAACTGCAGTTCACCGGCGATCTCGGTCTGTCGAACACGGCCTACGGGCTTGGCGCAGGCATCTTCTTCTTCGGCTATTTCGTCTTCGAAGTGCCGAGCAACCTGCTGCTGAAGAAGTTCGGCGCGCGCGCGACGATCGCCCGCATCACGATGCTGTGGGGCGCGCTGTCGTGCGTGATGATGTTCGTGCGCTCGGAGACGATGTTCTACGTACTGCGCTTTTTTCTCGGCGTGGCCGAAGCCGGACTGGTGCCGGGCGTGGTGCTGTACCTGACGTTCTGGTTTCCGTCGGACCGGCGTGCCCGCATGGTCGCCGTGTTCATGGCGGCGATTCCGGTGGCCGGGATCATCGGTGCGCCGCTCTCGGGCTTTCTGATGTCGGCGCTACACGACGCCCACGGGCTGCGCGGCTGGCAGTGGATGTTCCTGATCGAAGGCATTCCCTCGATCCTCGCCGGCTTCTGGGCGCTCGCGGTGCTGCGCAACACCCCTGCCGAAGCCGCCTGGCTCAGCGATGACGAAAAGCGCGTGGTCCTCACCCGGCTGGCCCGCGAAAACACCGCCGCCGCCACGGCCGGCGCCGAACATAGCCTGCGCGCGGCACTCGCGTCGGGACGCTTCTGGCTGCTGACGCTGATCTACTTCTGCCTCGTCACCGGCAACGCGGGCTTCTCGTTCTGGCTGCCGCAGATCGTCAAGGATCTCGGCGTGACGAATCTGGTGAGCAACGGCTTCGTCACCGCGATCCCGTATCTGGCGGCGGGGATCGGCATGATCCTGATCGGCCGCTCATCGGACATCACCGGCGAGCGGCGCTGGCACTATGCCGTGTGCTGCTTCATCGGCGCGGTGGGGTTGCTGGGCAGCGCCTCGGTCACAAACTCGATCCCGCTGGCGGTGACGGGGCTGTCGATTGCCTACATCGGCATCCTGGCCGGCTTCGGCATCTTCTGGTCGATGTCCACCACGTTCCTGCAAGGCAGCGCCGCCGTGGCCGGCATCGCCGTGATCAATTCGATCGCGAATCTCGCCGGCTATGTGAGCCCGTATGTGCTCGGCGTCGTCAAGGACGCCACCCATAGCGTGACCTTCGGCCTTGTGCTGATCGCCGGCGCGCTGATTGTCGGCGGTCTGGTGACGCTGATGATGCCGCGGGTCAAGGTGCCGCACGGCGTGGCGGAGCTGGCCTGATGGCGCGCTTCGGGTCGCCTGAGGGTGCGCCGCCAGCCTCAGGCCGGCGGCGTGAAGCCTTGTTCTACAATGCGTGCGAATGAGTTTCACCTTGGCCCCCGACCCCGTCCGCACTTCCTGTTCATGACGCTTTCGCAAACTTCCCACGCTCCCAGGGCCGCCCGGCAAAACGGCGCGAGCCTCGCCGAACAGGCCTATGAATTCGTCAAGCGCGAAATCATCACGATGCGTTTGCGTCCGAGCGAAGTGCTCAACGAAGCCGAACTGATGACGCTGACCGGCATCGGCCGCACGCCCGTGCATCAGGCGCTGCACCGGCTCGTCCACGAAGGCATGCTCACCATCATGCCGCGCAAGGGCATCATGGTGCGGCCGGTCTCGCTCGACGACGTCCTCGCCATCATCGACGTCCGCCTGATCAACGAAGGCCATTGCGTCGAACTGGCGGCGCGCCACGCCCAGGCGCACGACTACGCCGCGATGGAAGCGCTGCTCGAGCGCTCGAAGGTGTGCGTCGCCGCGCACGACGTGGAAGGCATGATGGAGATCGACCGCGAGTTCCATCTGGCCATTTCGGCGGCCTCGCGCAATCCGGTACTCGCCGACATCCTGCGCGGCCTGCATGAACGGTCGCTGCGTTTCTGGTTTATCTCGCTGTCCGAGCCGCACCATCTCGAAGATGTCCACGAGGAACATCTCGAACTGTTTCGCTTGCTGCGCGAGCGCGATGCCGAGGGCGCCCGCCAGTCGGTGCAGCGCCATATCGAAGCGTTTCGCGCGACTCTCTTCAACCGGATTTAACCGTCAATCGCCTCTAACCGGACCCGAACGACCATGGCCACTGAATTCACGCCCTTCCCGCCGCTCGCCCAGCTTGCCGCCGATCTGGCCGCGGGCCGCACCACCAGCCGCAAGCTCGTCGAAACCGCGCTCGAACGCATCGCCGATCCGGCCGGCCAGGGCTCGACCGTCTTCATGCACGTGGATGCCGACAGCGCCCGCGCCGCCGCCGACGGCCACGACCGGCTGCGCGCCGCCGGCACGGTGCTGTCGCCGCTGGCGGGCATCCCGGTGTCGGTGAAGGACCTGTTCGACATCGAAGGCCAGGTGACCCGCGCCGGTTCGACCGTGCTGGCCGATGCGCCGCCCGCCACCGCCGATGCAGTCACGGTGGCTCGCCTCAAGCGGGCCGGCGCGGTGATCGTCGGGCGCACCAACATGAGCGAGTTCGCGTTCTCCGGGCTCGGCCTGAACCCGCACTACGGCCATCCGCTGTCGCCCTATCGCCGCGACGTGAAGGGCGACGAGCGGGTGTCCGGCGGCTCGTCCTCGGGTGCGGCGGCCTCCGTGGCGGACGGCATGGCAGCGATCGCGCTCGGCACCGACACCGGCGGCTCGATCCGCATCCCGGCGGCGCTGTGCGGCCTGACCGGCTTCAAGCCCACCGCCGATCGCATCCCGAAGCACGGCGGCGTGCCGCTCTCGGCGACGCTCGATTCGTTCGGGCCGATCGGCGTCTCGGTGGCGTGCTGCGCGCTGGTCGACCGCATGCTGGCGGGCCTCGAGCCGCGCATTCCGGCGGTTCGCCCGCTCGAAGGCGTGCGCCTCGGCGTGCTGACCAACTATGTGACGGATGGCGTAGAGCCGGCGGTGGCCGCCGCCCTCGACACGGCGCTCAAGCATCTGGAAGCCGCCGGCGCGATTGTCAGCGAAGTGCGCTTTGCGCCGCTCGACCGCTTGCCGGAGATCAACCGCTTCGGCTTTCCGTCGATCGAAGCGTATGCGTGGCACCGGCCGCTGCTGAACAAGCACCGCGAGCAGTACGACCCGCGCGTGCTGCTGCGCATACTGAAGGGGCAGCCGGCCAGCGCCGCCGACTATCTCGACCTGGTGGCCGAACGCACCGCGCTGCTGGACGCGGCCCGCAGCACGCTGTGGCAACGCTTCGACGCGATCGTCGCGCCCACGGTGCCGGTGGTGCCGCCGCGCGTAGCCGACCTCGTTCAGGACGACGATGCCTTCACCCGCACCAACGCGTTGATCCTGCGCAATCCGAGCGCGTTTAACTTCCTCGATACCTGCGCGCTCTCGCTGCCCTGCCACCGGCGCGGCGACGCCCCGGTCGGGCTGATGCTGGCGGGCGCGCCGCACGGCGACGACGCGCTGCTGGCGATCGGCCGCGCCGCCGAAGCGGTGCTCAACACGATCCGTTAGCGATCCATCAGACGAAAAACAAAGGGGCGGTGTTCGCGCTAGAATCGCGGGCACCCGCCCCTTTGGATTTTCGACAGCCACACGATCCATGAATAACGACAACGCGATGCTGCGCCGCGAGCGCACCCTGCTGGTTCTGCTTGGCCTGATCTGCGTGGCGCTGGTCGCCGGCGCGCTGTACCTGCAATACGGCCTGCACGAAGACCCTTGCCCGCTGTGCATTCTGCAGCGTTACTTCTTTCTGCTGATTGCGATCTTTGCGTTCCTCGGCGCGCGTTTCAATACCTGGCGCGGCGTGCGGCTGCTTGAAGTGCTGGCCGCCATCTCGGCGCTGGCCGGCATCGTGACGGCGGCACGTCATGTCTACGTGCAGGCGAACCCGGGTTTCAGTTGCGGCTTCGACGCGCTGCAACCGGTGGTCGACAGCCTGCCGCCGGCTCACTGGCTGCCGGGCGTGTTCAAGGTCGCCGGCTTGTGCGAGACCGCGTATCCGCCGATTTTCGGCCTTTCGCTGCCGCAGTGGTCGCTGCTCGCCTTCTTCGTGGCGTATGTGCCGCTGGCGCTGAGCCTGATCCGCAATCGCCGCCGGATTGCCTGAAAAATAAGCTATGAACCCGGCTCCCCGCCGGGTCGCGACACGCCGCCAAAGCGCGCGTCGTCGTAAACACCTGGGCGCCGGCTCGGCCCCTTTTACCCCCTTCCAGCCTCGATTTCCGCCCATCGGCACCTGATCGGCGCCTCTCAGCGCCCCACGCGGCGGCCGCTGCGCCCGGCTCCGCCTGGCTTTCCGGCCCAACCGCCCGCCCTCGCCGCCGCGCCGCAACCCGCGTCGCGCCCGACGCTCATGACCACCCGCGAATAACCCGCATCACCCAGGGGAAATATTTTCGGGACAAGGTAGTGCTATCGTCGGATATGGATGGCGATCTACGTGCGCGAGGCCGGCTACGGTACGACCCCCTGCGTAACGCGCGCCCGGTCCGCAATGTCTTTCGGATTCGCCATGACAACGCAAACCATCCGTTTCTATCACCGTGGGGCCGTCCGTGAGGTTCAGGGCGTGCCGGCGACGCGCACCGTGCTGCAGCACCTGCGCGAGGACCTGCATTGCACGGGCACCAAGGAAGGTTGCGCGGAAGGCGATTGCGGCGCCTGCACGGTTGTGGTCGGCGAACTCGACGTCGACGGCGGCCTGACGCTCAAAGCCGTCAACGCCTGCATCCAGTTTCTACCTACGCTCGACGGCCGGGCGCTCTTCAGTGTCGAGGACCTGCGCGCGGCAGACGGCGCGCTGCATCCCGTGCAGCAGGCCATGGTCGACTGTCACGGCTCGCAATGCGGCTTCTGCACGCCCGGCTTTGTGATGTCGATGTGGGCGCTGTACGAAAACCAGCCCGCTGCCGCCGGACTTCCTACGCGCGACGAAATCAATACCGCCTTGTCCGGCAATCTGTGCCGCTGCACCGGCTACCGGCCAATCGTCGAGGCGGCGCAGAAGATGTTCGACTACGGCCAATACCCGCGCGTGCCGTTCGATCGCGCCGCCGTCGCCGAGGCGCTCGAGCCGCTGCAACGCAAGAACACCTTCGAATACCTCGCGCCCGACGTGCGCGGCGCCGCTTTCGGCACACCAGCTTTCTACGCACCGGTGACGCTGCAGGCCTTCGCCACCTTGCGCGCGCAGCATCCGCTGGCTCGCATTCTCGCCGGCAGCACGGATGTCGGCCTGTGGGTCACCAAACAGTTTCGCGACCTCGGCGAGATCCTGTATCTCGGCAACGTGGCCGAACTGAAGCGCATCGAGCGCGATGCGCAAACGCTGACGATCGGCGCGGCGGTCACGCTGGAAGACGCCTACGCCGCGCTCGCCGTGGATTACCCCGAACTCGCCGAACTCTGGACCCGCTTCGCCTCGCTGCCGATCCGCAATGCGGGCACGCTCGGCGGCAATGTCGCGAACGGCTCGCCAATCGGCGATTCGATGCCGGCGCTGCTCGCGCTCGGCGCCGAAGTCGTGCTGCGGCACGACGCCAAAACCCGCACGCTACCGCTGGAGGCGTTTTACCTCGGCTATCAGAAGACCGCACTCGCCGCCGGCGAATTCGTCGCGGCGATCCGCGTGCCGCGTCCGGCGCCCGATCTGCGCTTTCGCACCTACAAGGTCTCGAAGCGGTACGATCAGGATATCTCGGCGGTGTGCGCCGCCTTCGCGCTGCGCGTCGCGGACGGCGCGATCGTCGAAGCGCGCGTTGCCTTCGGCGGCATGGCGGCAACGCCGAAGCGCGCCGCCCACGCGGAAGCCGCCCTGACCGGTGCGGTCTGGGATGACGCGACGACCCAGCGCGCAATGGACGCGCTCGCCGCCGACTATCAGCCGCTCAGCGACATGCGGGCGTCGAGCGTCTATCGCTTGAAGGTGGCGCGCAATCTGCTGCGGCGCTTCCAGATGGAAACGCGCGATAACGCACCGCTCGCCCTGCTCGACGTGAATGCCTTCGCATCCGAGGCCGGCGTGATGGGCGCGGCGGCCGCGCAGGAGTCGTCGTGATGAACAAGCAAACCGACGCTTTCATCAAACATGCCGCGGACCGCGAGCAAACCGCCGCGATCGGCACCTCCTTGCCGCATGAATCCGCTGCGCTGCATGTGAGCGGCGAAGCCACCTATACCGACGATCTGCCGGAACTGCACGGCACGCTGCATGCCGCGCTCGGACTGGCGCGCCATGCGCATGCGCGCATCGTGTCGCTCGACCTCGCCGCGGTACGCAAGGCGCCGGGCGTGATCGCGGTGCTGTCCGCGGCCGACATCCCCGGTGAAAACAACTGCGGCCCGGTGCTGCACGACGATCCGATTCTGGCCGACGGCGAAGTGCTGTATCTCGGTCAACCGGTGTTCGCGGTGATCGCCGAGAGCCACGAACTGGCGCGCCGCGCCGCTGCGCTCGCGAAAAGCGACGACGTGGTCCGCTACGAACCGTTGGAAGTCGTGTTGACGCCGGCCGAAGCCAAGGCGAGGAAGCAGTTCGTCCTGCCGCCGCTGCATCTGAAACGCGGCGAGCCCGCCGCTAAAATCGCCGCCGCGCCGCACCGGATCGAGGGGACGTTCGAAGTCGGCGGTCAGGAACAGTTCTATCTCGAAGGTCAGGTCGCCTATGCGATCCCCAAAGAGATGAACGGCATGCTCGTCTACAGTTCGACCCAGCATCCGAGCGAAATGCAGCAGGTGGTCGCGCATATGCTCGGCTGGCCGGCACATGGCGTGGTCTGCGAATGCCGTCGCATGGGCGGCGGCTTCGGCGGCAAGGAATCGCAGTCGGCGCTGTTTGCCTGTATCGCAGCGCTCGCAGCCCAACGACTGCAGCGCCCGGTGAAAGTGCGCGCCGACCGCGACGACGATTTCATGATCACCGGCAAGCGACACGACGCCGTCTACGAATACGCAGCAGGCTTCGACGAAACCGGCCGCATTCTCGGCGCGCGCGTCGAGATCGCGCTGCGCGCGGGCTATTCGGCGGACCTGTCCGGCGCCGTGGCCACGCGGGCCGTGTGCCACTTCGACAACGCGTATTACCTGTCCGACGTCGAGATCGTCGCGTTGTGCTGCAAGACCAATACGCAGTCGAACACCGCGTTTCGCGGCTTCGGCGGCCCGCAGGGCGCACTCGTGATGGAAGTGATGCTCGACAGCATCGCGCGGCAACTGAAGCGCGATCCGCTCGAGGTACGGCTCGCCAACTACTACGGCGTGGGCGAGCGCGACGTGACGCCGTATGGCCAGCGGGTCGAAGACAACGTGATCGCGCCGCTCACCGACGAACTGCTCGCCAGCAGCGACTATCGCGCGCGCCGCGCGGCGCTGGCGGCGTATAACGCGGCGAGTCCGGTGCTCAAACGCGGCATCGCCTTCTCGCCGGTGAAGTTCGGCATTTCGTTCAACGTACCGTTCCTCAATCAGGCCGGTGCGCTGGTGCATGTCTACAAGGACGGTTCGATCCTCGTCAATCACGGCGGCACCGAGATGGGCCAGGGCTTGAACACGAAGGTGGCCCAGGTGGTGGCGAACGAACTCGGCGTGCCGCTCTCGCGCGTGCGCTCGACAGCGACGGACACCTCCAAGGTCGCCAACACGTCCGCGACGGCCGCCTCGACCGGCAGCGATCTGAACGGCAAGGCGGCCGAAGCCGCGGCGCGTACGATCCGCGACCGGCTGGCCGCGCTGGCCGCCAGAGAACTCGGCGGCGAACCCGAGACGGTGCAGTTCAGGGACAGCATGGTGCACGCCAACGGCGCGGCGATGCCCTTCGCACAACTCGTTAACGCCGCGTATCTGGCCCGCGTGCAGCTGTGGTCCGACGGCTTCTATACGACGCCCAAGGTGCACTGGGACGCCAAGACGCTGACCGGGCATCCGTTTTACTATTTTGCGTATGGTGCGGCGGTATCGGAAGTGGTGATCGACACGCTGACCGGCGAATGGAAGCTCGTGCGCGCCGACGTGCTGCACGACGCCGGGCAGTCGATCAACCCGGCCATCGACATCGGTCAGGTAGAAGGCGGCTTCATCCAGGGGATGGGCTGGCTCACCACTGAGGAACTCTGGTGGAACCGCGAAGGTCGACTCATGACGCACGCGCCGTCGACGTACAAGATTCCGGCCGTGAGCGACACCCCGGCGGCGTTCCACGTGCAGCTCTATCGCAACGAGAATGCCGAGCCGACGGTGTTCCGCTCGAAGGCGGTCGGCGAGCCGCCGTTGCTGCTGCCGTTCTCGGTGTTCCTCGCGATTCGCGACGCGATTGCGGCGGCAGCGCCCGAAGCGAACCATGCACCGCCGTTGCGCGCCCCGGCGACGCCCGAGGCGATTCTCGACGCGCTGGAGGCAATGGTGCCGCCGGCAGCGACACCGCCACCTGATTCTTCACGCGCCGCGCGACACGAACGCGCAGCGCCATGCGTAACCGGCCATACGGACACCCCGTGCGGCCATGGACGGAGCACCACCGGATGCAAGCCTGGCTAACCGATCTGCAACAACTGCTCACTCACGGCGACGCCGCCGTGCTGGTGACGGTCGCGCGCGTCGAGGGTTCGGCGCCCCGCGAGGCCGGCACGAAGATGATCGTCACGCGCGATTCGGCGCGCCATACGATCGGCGGCGGCCACCTCGAATGGAAAGCCATCGAAACCGCGCGCCAGGTCCTCAAGGAAGGCATGCGCGTGCCGCATCTGCGCCGGCTCGAACGCTTCGCGCTCGGCCCGAGTCTTGGCCAATGCTGCGGCGGCGCGGTGGTGCTGGCGTTCGAACGGCTGGACGTCGGCGATCTCGGCTGGATCAGCTCGCTCGCGAAGCGCGTGGCGGCAGGTCTTTCGACGGTGCGTAGCGTATCATTCGGCCCCGCACCGGATGCGGTGATGCTGTCCGAGCCGGAACCGGGCGTCGAAAGCGCCGACTGTCTGCTGTGGGACGGCGCCGGTTTCGACGAGAGCAGTTCGCTGCTCACCGAAACCGTCGCGCCGCGCGACTTCGCCGTCGTGCTGTTCGGCGCCGGTCATGTGGGCGCGGCGCTGGTACGCGTGCTGGGCACGCTGCCGTGCCACGTACGTTGGGTCGACGAGCGCGATGCGCAGTTTCCGCCGCCCGA
Coding sequences:
- a CDS encoding cation:proton antiporter, translated to MHHGIGFIQDLAVVMALAGVVTVLFHRLKQPVVLGYIAAGVIIGPYTPPFQLIHDEQTIQTLGELGVVFLMFSLGLEFSLRKLFQVGATAIVAALSEIVLMLWLGYEIGSAFGWSPMDSLFLGAILAISSTTIIVKALSELGLKRENFAQLVFGILIVEDILAIAMLVLLSGIAQTGQLSAGVALVTLGKLLLFMTVSLVVGILVVPRALNYVARSGSDEMLLVSVLGFCFGFCLLVVKLDYSIALGAFLIGAIMAESRHLRRIEHLIAPLRDAFSAIFFVTIGLMLNPHVLVDYAWPIAVITVAVIVGKIVSCGLGTFLAGKDGRTAMRVGMTVSQIGEFSFIIASLGLTLKVTSAFLYPIAVAVSALTTLFTPYLIRAADPLTQRLGHAMPRTVANVFGMYSQWLGSLRPASDGPTLFGITRRIVLQIVVNLALVVAIFLATTYGAPHASALLDRWLPSEPMQRVVLWSAALLVSMPFLVAVYRKTKSLALLLAELSVQPAKAGRFNRAIRSAISDLVPVVSMVGVFLLVAALSGGILPPTGLLIVVLVCAALLMTLLWRWCVKIHATLQIALRETFDEQPDP
- a CDS encoding DUF2848 domain-containing protein, yielding MTQVSFNVVSRSGASAACAVEVNRLTIAGWAGRDRAAIEHHIAELAELGVKRPSTTPCFYRLGAELLTQAEQIDVVGAHSSGEAECVLVQSAQGLLVTVGSDHTDRLVEAYGVTVSKQICPKPIARDAWRFDDVAGHWDQLQLRAFAIVDGVRRVYQQGSVATLLAASDLLERAPVAAGAAMFCGTLAVEGGIVGMAEGDALELELHDPVLNRTLRHAYRVHALPIVE
- the xdhB gene encoding xanthine dehydrogenase molybdopterin binding subunit gives rise to the protein MNKQTDAFIKHAADREQTAAIGTSLPHESAALHVSGEATYTDDLPELHGTLHAALGLARHAHARIVSLDLAAVRKAPGVIAVLSAADIPGENNCGPVLHDDPILADGEVLYLGQPVFAVIAESHELARRAAALAKSDDVVRYEPLEVVLTPAEAKARKQFVLPPLHLKRGEPAAKIAAAPHRIEGTFEVGGQEQFYLEGQVAYAIPKEMNGMLVYSSTQHPSEMQQVVAHMLGWPAHGVVCECRRMGGGFGGKESQSALFACIAALAAQRLQRPVKVRADRDDDFMITGKRHDAVYEYAAGFDETGRILGARVEIALRAGYSADLSGAVATRAVCHFDNAYYLSDVEIVALCCKTNTQSNTAFRGFGGPQGALVMEVMLDSIARQLKRDPLEVRLANYYGVGERDVTPYGQRVEDNVIAPLTDELLASSDYRARRAALAAYNAASPVLKRGIAFSPVKFGISFNVPFLNQAGALVHVYKDGSILVNHGGTEMGQGLNTKVAQVVANELGVPLSRVRSTATDTSKVANTSATAASTGSDLNGKAAEAAARTIRDRLAALAARELGGEPETVQFRDSMVHANGAAMPFAQLVNAAYLARVQLWSDGFYTTPKVHWDAKTLTGHPFYYFAYGAAVSEVVIDTLTGEWKLVRADVLHDAGQSINPAIDIGQVEGGFIQGMGWLTTEELWWNREGRLMTHAPSTYKIPAVSDTPAAFHVQLYRNENAEPTVFRSKAVGEPPLLLPFSVFLAIRDAIAAAAPEANHAPPLRAPATPEAILDALEAMVPPAATPPPDSSRAARHERAAPCVTGHTDTPCGHGRSTTGCKPG
- a CDS encoding amidase; translated protein: MATEFTPFPPLAQLAADLAAGRTTSRKLVETALERIADPAGQGSTVFMHVDADSARAAADGHDRLRAAGTVLSPLAGIPVSVKDLFDIEGQVTRAGSTVLADAPPATADAVTVARLKRAGAVIVGRTNMSEFAFSGLGLNPHYGHPLSPYRRDVKGDERVSGGSSSGAAASVADGMAAIALGTDTGGSIRIPAALCGLTGFKPTADRIPKHGGVPLSATLDSFGPIGVSVACCALVDRMLAGLEPRIPAVRPLEGVRLGVLTNYVTDGVEPAVAAALDTALKHLEAAGAIVSEVRFAPLDRLPEINRFGFPSIEAYAWHRPLLNKHREQYDPRVLLRILKGQPASAADYLDLVAERTALLDAARSTLWQRFDAIVAPTVPVVPPRVADLVQDDDAFTRTNALILRNPSAFNFLDTCALSLPCHRRGDAPVGLMLAGAPHGDDALLAIGRAAEAVLNTIR
- the xdhA gene encoding xanthine dehydrogenase small subunit produces the protein MTTQTIRFYHRGAVREVQGVPATRTVLQHLREDLHCTGTKEGCAEGDCGACTVVVGELDVDGGLTLKAVNACIQFLPTLDGRALFSVEDLRAADGALHPVQQAMVDCHGSQCGFCTPGFVMSMWALYENQPAAAGLPTRDEINTALSGNLCRCTGYRPIVEAAQKMFDYGQYPRVPFDRAAVAEALEPLQRKNTFEYLAPDVRGAAFGTPAFYAPVTLQAFATLRAQHPLARILAGSTDVGLWVTKQFRDLGEILYLGNVAELKRIERDAQTLTIGAAVTLEDAYAALAVDYPELAELWTRFASLPIRNAGTLGGNVANGSPIGDSMPALLALGAEVVLRHDAKTRTLPLEAFYLGYQKTALAAGEFVAAIRVPRPAPDLRFRTYKVSKRYDQDISAVCAAFALRVADGAIVEARVAFGGMAATPKRAAHAEAALTGAVWDDATTQRAMDALAADYQPLSDMRASSVYRLKVARNLLRRFQMETRDNAPLALLDVNAFASEAGVMGAAAAQESS
- a CDS encoding disulfide bond formation protein B translates to MNNDNAMLRRERTLLVLLGLICVALVAGALYLQYGLHEDPCPLCILQRYFFLLIAIFAFLGARFNTWRGVRLLEVLAAISALAGIVTAARHVYVQANPGFSCGFDALQPVVDSLPPAHWLPGVFKVAGLCETAYPPIFGLSLPQWSLLAFFVAYVPLALSLIRNRRRIA
- the xdhC gene encoding xanthine dehydrogenase accessory protein XdhC gives rise to the protein MQAWLTDLQQLLTHGDAAVLVTVARVEGSAPREAGTKMIVTRDSARHTIGGGHLEWKAIETARQVLKEGMRVPHLRRLERFALGPSLGQCCGGAVVLAFERLDVGDLGWISSLAKRVAAGLSTVRSVSFGPAPDAVMLSEPEPGVESADCLLWDGAGFDESSSLLTETVAPRDFAVVLFGAGHVGAALVRVLGTLPCHVRWVDERDAQFPPPELLQASNVTIDPNDAPDEAIDQAAPHTYFIVMTHNHALDLDLAERILRRGDFAFFGMIGSHSKRKQFEHRLAARGLDPALVARMKCPLGVDGIVDKSPEIIAISAAAQVLQAVEANAHATQAA
- a CDS encoding MFS transporter, whose protein sequence is MNPVPSSATPPAAQAAGSSAAPDAALEAAALRKITWRIMPFLFLVYVLSYLDRVNIGYAKLQFTGDLGLSNTAYGLGAGIFFFGYFVFEVPSNLLLKKFGARATIARITMLWGALSCVMMFVRSETMFYVLRFFLGVAEAGLVPGVVLYLTFWFPSDRRARMVAVFMAAIPVAGIIGAPLSGFLMSALHDAHGLRGWQWMFLIEGIPSILAGFWALAVLRNTPAEAAWLSDDEKRVVLTRLARENTAAATAGAEHSLRAALASGRFWLLTLIYFCLVTGNAGFSFWLPQIVKDLGVTNLVSNGFVTAIPYLAAGIGMILIGRSSDITGERRWHYAVCCFIGAVGLLGSASVTNSIPLAVTGLSIAYIGILAGFGIFWSMSTTFLQGSAAVAGIAVINSIANLAGYVSPYVLGVVKDATHSVTFGLVLIAGALIVGGLVTLMMPRVKVPHGVAELA
- a CDS encoding GntR family transcriptional regulator, which gives rise to MTLSQTSHAPRAARQNGASLAEQAYEFVKREIITMRLRPSEVLNEAELMTLTGIGRTPVHQALHRLVHEGMLTIMPRKGIMVRPVSLDDVLAIIDVRLINEGHCVELAARHAQAHDYAAMEALLERSKVCVAAHDVEGMMEIDREFHLAISAASRNPVLADILRGLHERSLRFWFISLSEPHHLEDVHEEHLELFRLLRERDAEGARQSVQRHIEAFRATLFNRI